A genomic region of Pseudomonas sp. KU43P contains the following coding sequences:
- a CDS encoding TolC family protein — MPVSTLKSLSTFTAVSVLLSACSAFEPKPYSEDEMRQRVIEDQARMYKEQEPVNGPITFYEASARALKYNLDYRLKLLESALASDLRDVSSHEMLPRLVASAGYAGRNNDSGGTSIGIEDRQVSLRPSTSEERYRTLYSLGLSWSLLDFGVAYFRTQQKNDQILMAEERREKVAQNVLQDVRNAYWRALGAQRLLPEVDGLLMRTHRALTSAREAEGKGLLPRQDILAYQRALLDSVYMLTVRRQDLEFARAELAALMSLPPNTRMVLADTAEPPLPMLTSNVEQLERLSLERRPEIMEEWYRKRVSMNDLKIAKAQLWPNVSFNYGYEYDSNKYLYNSDWNQTGINVSMNLLRLLQYPDITAAEKSQEKTDDMRRTALSMAILTQVRVGLLRYQLARQEVEFADESLRVDQSLLNYAQSSRKAALGSELELIRAEGRMLLSRYQREAAYSDAQAAWGRLYNSIGFAVMPKEIEQHDVKTLAREIERTVEQQTQDNLLAAGK; from the coding sequence ATGCCAGTATCCACATTGAAAAGCCTGAGCACCTTCACTGCCGTCAGCGTCCTGCTCAGCGCCTGCTCGGCCTTCGAGCCCAAGCCCTACAGCGAAGATGAAATGCGCCAGCGGGTGATCGAGGACCAGGCGCGGATGTACAAGGAGCAAGAGCCGGTCAACGGCCCTATCACCTTCTACGAAGCCTCGGCACGGGCCTTGAAGTACAACCTCGACTACCGCCTGAAGCTGCTGGAAAGCGCCCTGGCCTCGGACCTGCGCGACGTCTCCAGCCACGAGATGCTGCCGCGCCTGGTCGCCTCCGCCGGCTACGCCGGGCGCAACAACGATTCCGGCGGCACCTCGATCGGCATCGAGGACCGCCAGGTCAGCTTGCGCCCTTCCACCTCCGAAGAGCGCTACCGCACCCTGTACAGCCTCGGGCTGTCCTGGAGCCTGCTGGACTTCGGCGTTGCCTACTTCCGCACGCAGCAGAAGAACGACCAGATCCTGATGGCCGAGGAGCGCCGTGAGAAGGTTGCGCAGAATGTGCTGCAGGACGTGCGCAATGCCTACTGGCGTGCCCTGGGTGCCCAGCGCCTGCTGCCGGAAGTGGACGGCCTGCTGATGCGCACCCACCGCGCCCTGACCTCGGCCCGTGAAGCCGAGGGCAAGGGCCTGCTGCCGCGCCAGGACATCCTGGCCTACCAGCGCGCCCTGCTCGACTCGGTGTACATGCTCACCGTGCGCCGCCAGGACCTTGAGTTCGCCCGCGCCGAACTGGCCGCACTGATGTCGCTGCCGCCCAATACCCGCATGGTGCTGGCCGATACCGCCGAACCACCGCTGCCGATGTTGACCAGCAATGTCGAGCAGTTGGAGCGCCTGTCGCTGGAGCGCCGCCCGGAAATCATGGAAGAGTGGTACCGCAAGCGCGTGAGCATGAACGACCTGAAGATCGCCAAGGCCCAGCTGTGGCCGAACGTGAGTTTCAACTACGGCTACGAGTACGATTCCAACAAGTACCTGTACAACAGCGACTGGAACCAGACCGGCATCAACGTCTCGATGAACCTGCTGCGCCTGCTGCAGTACCCGGACATCACCGCGGCGGAAAAGAGCCAGGAAAAGACCGACGACATGCGCCGTACCGCGTTGTCCATGGCGATTCTCACCCAGGTTCGCGTGGGCCTGCTGCGCTATCAGCTCGCCCGCCAGGAAGTGGAATTCGCCGACGAAAGCCTGCGCGTGGACCAGAGCCTGCTCAACTACGCCCAGTCCTCGCGCAAAGCCGCGCTGGGCAGCGAGCTGGAGCTGATCCGCGCCGAAGGCCGCATGCTGCTGTCGCGCTACCAGCGCGAGGCCGCCTACTCCGACGCCCAGGCGGCCTGGGGGCGGCTGTACAACTCGATCGGCTTCGCGGTGATGCCCAAGGAAATCGAACAGCATGATGTTAAAACTCTGGCACGGGAGATCGAACGCACGGTGGAGCAACAGACCCAGGACAACCTGCTGGCTGCAGGCAAGTGA